The Rhododendron vialii isolate Sample 1 chromosome 6a, ASM3025357v1 genome includes a window with the following:
- the LOC131329244 gene encoding COP1-interacting protein 7 isoform X1 produces MDPRTRLDNALFQLTPTRTRCDLVIFAGGSSEKLASGLLEPFLSHLNYARDQIRKGGYSVTLQPPLAYCPWFTKATLQRFVRFVNSPEVLERFVTIEREISQIESSIQSNERAAVTSETEAGNVSVVDDYTKKSTASSKSKVEANGGSDALQEESSKVRLQRVLETRRVVLGKEQAMAYARALVAGFEVDCINDLISFADAFGASRLREACIKFMELCKKKNDDRLWMDELAAMQAYSHSEFPYLANSGIVLAGEDNDHSQGIVMNVNNIGLSSDSTLSHESLDTHQDKSLPRSAPVQSTDGKPQVPMSWLNHVPPYMHNFPGHLFQQMTPYQGYPFPGMQVPPPYYPGNMQWPPNMEGSSLGLDQEPRDHRHRQSYSRKKEKSSHVKRSQNTEQDDNTEPSDSNSVSDSSVEQIDRKRHAKRSSRKVVIRNINYITSKGDGGKGSASEDNSFDENELKEEDSFKHQVEEAVGSLERQRKSNSHSKKKRNGIRHHSIVNGSNNAGEQDNENLNANVSKGDKRTENWDIFQNLLMRETDSRSNDTIESSREGIAFELNVDSEKVTKPHASTDSFIVTDMGRSNERKIHAESFEVSDTVRPISKTRNSTYEEELLYSQGTEKSKSHSRAILSDFGTESSVIKSQKGEDWFPGNQPDNSATLYQGAHQNKFDGDYINLRVVDQSQIEKNKKDVLVDDSFMVQARPMDNDQLDSQPKMDLYLVSDIAGATQQSISFPNNSQEKVETAGISEPDDLCMVLGRNSDGQQVVVSWNPEIDYGNINSLAESVERLPKGEPANGVDVAKESSSSKGTKSKANRAPGGKASSKEATAKTSVGSLGRSRSEIISRSTKQTSSGSRTVSQKSKSEKEEEKRKIMEELRIERQKRIAERSAASGHNPATTKRTSKGNKTEVISMKNEKPKLQSPEKEMEKLQKPVLKTSTIDRLASAKVTHKLPSTELKSSQPRKAISKAYGTENKKLGTEKVKHLDKKESPSKSNGSLSAASVAHSKTDGDNLILALPATELATQPSDAIDGSKNIEQVRRMSSIEENGDKDLPSESLEDKIYRTNSPKGNFSMPIQDHSAQLDYVKGDNHSTASNGRAQFSPEVTVHFFPSSPKKALSTATLPIGKNNVAKEQFDISPGLTVIQVATPPPEDEMTTLNHSRKKWNSGEHSPKAMKGFKKLLFFGRKNFS; encoded by the exons ATGGATCCAAGAACCCGTCTCGATAACGCCCTGTTTCAACTCACACCAACCAGAACCAG ATGCGATCTGGTGATTTTTGCCGGCGGTTCGAGCGAGAAACTTGCCTCTGGATTGCTTGAGCCGTTCCTTTCGCATCTGAATTACGCTAGAGATCAGATTCGGAAAGGCGGCTATTCAGTTACTCTTCAGCCGCCATTGGCCTATTGCCCTTGGTTCACCAAAGCCACTTTACAAAG ATTTGTGAGGTTTGTTAATTCCCCCGAGGTTCTTGAGAGGTTTGTTACGATAGAGAGGGAGATTTCTCAGATTGAGAGTTCGATTCAATCTAATGAACGCGCAGCTGTCACATCAGAGACAGAAG CAGGAAACGTCTCGGTAGTGGATGATTACACAAAGAAATCAACTGCTTCCTCTAAG TCGAAAGTTGAAGCCAATGGAGGCAGTGATGCTTTACAGGAAGAAAGTTCCAA GGTTCGTCTTCAACGTGTTCTGGAAACTCGGAGGGTGGTTCTCGGGAAAGAGCAGGCTATGGCCTATGCCCGTGCTTTAGTTGCAGGGTTTGAGGTGGACTGCATAAACGATCTCATATCTTTTGCTGATGCTTTTGGAGCTTCACGTTTAAG GGAAGCCTGCATAAAGTTCATGGAATTatgcaagaaaaagaacgaTGACAGGCTGTGGATGGATGAACTAGCAGCAATGCAGGCATACTCTCACTCTGAGTTCCCATACTTGGCAAACTCCGGAATCGTTCTTGCTGGTGAAGATAATGACCATAGTCAAGGAATCGTGATGAATGTCAATAACATTGGGCTTTCTTCTGACTCAACCTTGAGTCATGAAAGTTTAGACACTCACCAAG ATAAGAGCTTGCCAAGATCAGCTCCGGTACAATCGACAGATGGGAAGCCGCAAGTACCAATGTCATGGCTAAACCATGTTCCTCCATACATGCACAATTTTCCGGGTCATCTGTTTCAACAGATGACCCCGTATCAAGGGTACCCATTTCCTGGTATGCAAGTACCCCCTCCATATTATCCAGGAAATATGCAATGGCCACCAAATATGGAAGGTTCCAGCTTGGGTCTTGATCAGGAACCACGTGATCACCGGCATCGCCAATCATATtcgaggaagaaagaaaaatcttCACATGTAAAGCGATCACAAAATACAGAACAAGATGATAACACTGAGCCCAGTGATTCCAATTCTGTGAGTGATTCTTCCGTTGAGCAGATAGATAGGAAAAGGCATGCGAAAAGGTCATCAAGAAAAGTTGTTATTCGAAACATTAATTACATCACTTCAAAGGGAGATGGAGGAAAGGGCAGTGCCTCCGAAGATAATTCATTTGATGAAAATGAACTCAAGGAAGAAGATTCTTTTAAGCATCAGGTAGAGGAGGCTGTTGGTTCTTTGGAGAGACAACGTAAATCAAACTCGCATAGTAAAAAGAAACGAAATGGGATCAGACACCATAGTATTGTGAATGGATCAAATAATGCTGGCGAACAAGATAATGAGAATTTGAATGCTAATGTTTCTAAAGGAGATAAGAGAACTGAGAATTGGGATATTTTCCAGAATCTCCTTATGAGGGAAACAGATTCGAGATCTAATGATACAATTGAGAGCTCCAGGGAAGGAATAGCATTTGAACTTAACGTGGACTCTGAGAAAGTGACGAAACCTCATGCTTCAACTGATTCCTTTATTGTTACTGACATGGGTAGAAGTAACGAGCGTAAAATCCATGCGGAGAGCTTTGAAGTCAGTGATACCGTTCGGCCAATTAGCAAGACAAGAAACAGCACATATGAGGAGGAGTTGTTATATTCACAGGGAactgaaaaatcaaaaagccacTCTCGGGCTATTTTATCTGATTTTGGAACTGAATCTTCTGTCATCAAGAGCCAAAAAGGAGAAGATTGGTTCCCTGGTAACCAACCGGATAACTCAGCAACTTTGTATCAAGGTGCAcaccaaaataaatttgatgGAGATTACATTAACCTACGTGTGGTTGATCAGTCTCAGATTGAGAAGAATAAGAAAGACGTTCTTGTCGATGATTCCTTCATGGTTCAAGCTCGTCCTATGGACAATGACCAATTGGACTCTCAACCGAAGATGGACTTATATTTGGTCTCAGACATTGCTGGAGCTACCCAACAAAGTATAAGCTTTCCAAATAATTCACAAGAGAAGGTTGAAACTGCTGGTATCTCTGAACCAGATGACCTATGCATGGTACTTGGACGGAATTCAGACGGGCAGCAAGTTGTGGTGTCTTGGAATCCCGAAATAGATTATGGAAACATCAATTCATTGGCAGAATCTGTTGAAAGACTGCCCAAGGGGGAACCAGCCAATGGTGTTGATGTCGCTAAGGAGTCCTCTTCTAGTAAAGGAACCAAAAGTAAAGCTAATAGAGCACCTGGAGGAAAAGCTTCGAGTAAGGAAGCAACGGCTAAAACCTCAGTTGGGTCTCTTGGAAGGAGCAGATCGGAGATCATATCAAGGAGTACAAAACAAACATCTTCTGGAAGCAGAACTGTGAGTCAGAAGAGCAAATCTGAGAAG gaagaagaaaaaaggaagataatGGAGGAATTACGAATTGAACGTCAAAAGAGAATTGCTGAAAGAAGTGCTGCAAGTGGTCACAATCCAGCGACAACTAAGAGGACCTCCAAAGGGAATAAGACAGAAGTAATTTCCATGAAGAATGAGAAGCCGAAACTTCAGTCCCCAGAGAAGGAGATGGAGAAGTTACAAAAGCCCGTTCTGAAGACTTCCACCATAGACCGTCTAGCATCGGCAAAGGTGACTCACAAGTTGCCATCAACTGAACTCAAATCCAGCCAACCTAGAAAAGCAATCTCTAAGGCTTATGGCACTGAGAACAAGAAACTGGGTACTGAGAAGGTCAAACATTTGGATAAAAAAGAAAGCCCCAGTAAATCAAATGGATCACTATCTGCTGCCTCTGTTGCCCATAGTAAAACGGATGGTGATAATCTCATACTAGCATTACCGGCCACTGAACTTGCAACTCAACCTTCTGATGCCATTGATGGCTCTAAAAACATTGAACAGGTACGTAGAATGTCCTCAATTGAAGAAAATGGAGACAAGGATCTGCCCAGTGAGTCTTTGGAGGATAAGATCTATAGAACGAATTCACCTAAGGGGAACTTTTCCATGCCTATTCAAGATCATTCTGCACAACTGGATTATGTGAAAGGTGATAATCACTCAACAGCTTCTAATGGCCGTGCTCAATTTTCCCCTGAAGTCACTGTACATTTCTTTCCATCGTCACCTAAGAAAGCTTTGAGCACTGCTACCTTGCCCATTGGTAAGAATAATGTGGCAAAGGAACAATTTGATATCTCACCTGGACTAACTGTCATACAAGTGGCAACACCACCACCAGAAGATGAAATGACCACACTTAACCACTCCCGGAAAAAGTGGAACAGTGGTGAGCACTCTCCTAAAGCTATGAAAGGGTTcaaaaaacttctcttttttggtAGGAAAAACTTCTCCTAA